One stretch of Brevibacillus laterosporus DNA includes these proteins:
- a CDS encoding TerD family protein, with translation MISLQKGQKIDLTKGNPNLTKVIVGLGWDTNKYSGGQAFDLDASAFLLRAGDKATGVQDFIFYNNLKGGNDSVIHTGDNLTGEGDGDDEQIKVDFSRVPADIEKIAITVTIHDAASRSQNFGQVSNAFVRVVDEMTGQEVLRYDLGEDFSVETAIVVCELYRHGGEWKFAAIGSGFSGGLQALCANYGLQAG, from the coding sequence ATGATTAGTTTGCAAAAAGGACAAAAGATCGATTTAACAAAAGGAAATCCTAATTTAACGAAGGTTATTGTAGGGCTGGGTTGGGATACCAATAAATATTCTGGTGGACAAGCTTTCGATCTTGATGCATCTGCCTTTTTACTTCGCGCAGGAGATAAAGCAACTGGGGTTCAAGACTTTATTTTTTACAACAATTTAAAAGGCGGCAATGATTCTGTTATTCATACGGGAGATAACCTTACTGGTGAGGGCGATGGAGATGATGAGCAAATTAAGGTAGATTTTAGCCGTGTACCTGCTGACATTGAGAAAATTGCTATCACGGTTACCATTCATGATGCGGCTAGTCGCAGCCAAAACTTTGGACAAGTAAGTAATGCTTTTGTTCGAGTTGTTGACGAGATGACTGGACAAGAAGTCCTTCGTTACGACTTAGGAGAAGATTTCTCTGTAGAAACGGCTATCGTCGTTTGCGAGTTGTATCGTCACGGTGGGGAGTGGAAATTCGCAGCAATCGGTTCTGGTTTTTCTGGAGGGCTACAAGCTCTTTGCGCAAACTATGGATTGCAAGCAGGATAA